A section of the Paralichthys olivaceus isolate ysfri-2021 chromosome 16, ASM2471397v2, whole genome shotgun sequence genome encodes:
- the LOC138405056 gene encoding SLAM family member 5-like isoform X1, with protein sequence MRPIVLLFAFSLLSSYDAEDSDIVTPVFVQTGKDLLLDVMAPVHRVHRDVFKWRYNEKENIIRLFSDNSTIISSPYQGRVEIFQNYSLLLKNVKQSDIGHYSAGVFGEKDVSVGEYSVTVQDPVFPVHGNVSVSSSSDSCNLTVTCSTQDSHHINSTFRCDANTCSQDEGGDRSKVTTSGASLRVYLSNGSSVICNHSNQVSWAEDIIKIESYCFSDCDIIPPGPVVIDDTITVALTVTVTVVVSVVVVIVAIAAVVQHRKKRKIAEQSMDMKNTVYESVQVNTVSQHLDQTPPDEASAPSQPSIYSLVESGNSTLPESQRAQVDKSDRS encoded by the exons ACTCCGACATCGTGACTCCTGTATTTGTGCAGACGGGGAAGGATCTGCTTCTAGACGTCATGGCTCCTGTTCACAGAGTTCATAGAGATGTATTTAAATGGAGatataatgaaaaagaaaacataattagATTGTTTTCTGATAACTCAACAATTATATCTAGCCCCTATCAGGGAAGGGTCGAGATTTTTCAAAATTACTCTTTGCTCTTGAAGAatgtaaaacaaagtgacatTGGACATTACAGTGCAGGTGTTTTTGGAGAAAAGGACGTATCTGTGGGTGAATACAGCGTCACAGTTCAAG ATCCAGTGTTTCCGGTTCATGGGAACGTGTCTGTGTCCTCGAGCTCCGACTCCTGTAACCTCACAGTGACCTGCAGCACACAGGACTCCCATCACATCAACAGCACTTTTAGATGTGACGCCAACACCTGCAGCCAGGACGAGGGAGGAGACAGGTCCAAGGTCACGACCTCGGGCGCCTCCCTCCGTGTCTACCTGTCCAATGGCTCCTCAGTTATCTGTAACCATAGTAACCAGGTCAGCTGGGCCGAGGACATAATAAAGATTGAGAGCTATTGTTTCTCAGATTGTG ACATTATACCACCAGGACCTGTTGTTATTGATGACACCATCACTGTTgctctcactgtcactgtcactgttgttgTCAGTGTTGTTGTGGTGATAGTTGCCATAGCAGCAGTTGTACAACAtcgaaaaaaaagaaaaa TTGCAGAGCAAAGCATGgacatgaaaaacacagtgtaCGAAAGTGTTCAG GTTAATACCGTGAGCCAACATCTGGATCAGACTCCACCTGATGAAGCTTCAGCTCCTTCTCAACCCTCCATCTACAGCTTGGTAGAGTCTGGAAACTCGACTCTGCCTGAGAGCCAGCGTGCACAGGTGGATAAGTCTGACAGGTCCTGA
- the LOC138405056 gene encoding uncharacterized protein isoform X2, giving the protein MRPIVLLFAFSLLSSYDAEDPVFPVHGNVSVSSSSDSCNLTVTCSTQDSHHINSTFRCDANTCSQDEGGDRSKVTTSGASLRVYLSNGSSVICNHSNQVSWAEDIIKIESYCFSDCDIIPPGPVVIDDTITVALTVTVTVVVSVVVVIVAIAAVVQHRKKRKIAEQSMDMKNTVYESVQVNTVSQHLDQTPPDEASAPSQPSIYSLVESGNSTLPESQRAQVDKSDRS; this is encoded by the exons ATCCAGTGTTTCCGGTTCATGGGAACGTGTCTGTGTCCTCGAGCTCCGACTCCTGTAACCTCACAGTGACCTGCAGCACACAGGACTCCCATCACATCAACAGCACTTTTAGATGTGACGCCAACACCTGCAGCCAGGACGAGGGAGGAGACAGGTCCAAGGTCACGACCTCGGGCGCCTCCCTCCGTGTCTACCTGTCCAATGGCTCCTCAGTTATCTGTAACCATAGTAACCAGGTCAGCTGGGCCGAGGACATAATAAAGATTGAGAGCTATTGTTTCTCAGATTGTG ACATTATACCACCAGGACCTGTTGTTATTGATGACACCATCACTGTTgctctcactgtcactgtcactgttgttgTCAGTGTTGTTGTGGTGATAGTTGCCATAGCAGCAGTTGTACAACAtcgaaaaaaaagaaaaa TTGCAGAGCAAAGCATGgacatgaaaaacacagtgtaCGAAAGTGTTCAG GTTAATACCGTGAGCCAACATCTGGATCAGACTCCACCTGATGAAGCTTCAGCTCCTTCTCAACCCTCCATCTACAGCTTGGTAGAGTCTGGAAACTCGACTCTGCCTGAGAGCCAGCGTGCACAGGTGGATAAGTCTGACAGGTCCTGA
- the LOC109641197 gene encoding hepatic and glial cell adhesion molecule-like isoform X1 gives MRPIVLLFAFSLLSSYDAEGSDIVTPVFVQTGKDLLLDVMAPVHRFDRDVFQWRYNEKENIIRLFSDNTTIIPDPYQGRVEIFQNYSLLLKNVKQADSGHYRAGVQGNKDVSVGKYSVTVQDPVSPVHGNVSVSSSSDSCNLTVTCSTQDSHHINSTFRCDNKTCSQDEGGDRSKVTTSGASLRVYLSNGSSVICNHSNQVSSAEDIIKIERYCFSDSVTKPPGPVVIDDTITVALTVAVVVVIVAIATVVQHGKKGKPSAPCQPSIYSLAEYGNMTLPENQIQEHLEQLRPRYNREYISYLIVKDT, from the exons ATGCGTCCCATCGTTcttctctttgctttttctctgcTGAGCTCATATGATGCTGAAG GCTCCGACATCGTGACTCCTGTATTTGTGCAGACGGGGAAGGATCTGCTTCTAGACGTCATGGCTCCTGTTCACAGATTTGATAGAGATGTATTTCAATGGAGatataatgaaaaagaaaacataattagATTGTTTTCTGATAACACAACAATTATACCTGACCCCTATCAGGGCAGGGTCGAGATTTTTCAAAATTACTCTTTGCTCTTGAAGAACGTAAAACAAGCCGACAGTGGACATTACAGGGCAGGTGTTCAAGGGAATAAGGACGTATCTGTAGGTAAATACAGCGTCACAGTTCAAG ATCCAGTGTCTCCGGTTCACGGGAACGTGTCTGTGTCCTCGAGCTCCGACTCCTGTAACCTCACAGTGACCTGCAGCACACAGGACTCCCATCACATCAACAGCACTTTTAGATGTGACAACAAAACCTGCAGCCAGGACGAGGGAGGAGACAGGTCCAAGGTCACGACCTCGGGCGCCTCCCTCCGTGTCTACCTGTCCAATGGCTCCTCAGTTATCTGTAACCATAGTAACCAGGTCAGCTCGGCCGAGGACATAATAAAGATTGAGCGCTATTGTTTCTCAGATTCTG tCACTAAACCACCAGGACCTGTTGTTATTGATGACACCATCACTGTTGCTCTCACTGTTGCGGTGGTTGTGGTGATAGTTGCCATAGCAACAGTTGTTCAAcatggaaaaaaaggaaaac CTTCAGCTCCTTGTCAACCCTCCATCTACAGCTTGGCAGAGTACGGAAACATGACTCTGCCTGAGAACCAGATCCAGGAGCATCTGGAACAGCTCCGCCCACGTTACAACCGAGAATACATTTCTTATCTAATCGTCAAAGACACCTGA
- the LOC109641197 gene encoding uncharacterized protein isoform X2: protein MRPIVLLFAFSLLSSYDAEDPVSPVHGNVSVSSSSDSCNLTVTCSTQDSHHINSTFRCDNKTCSQDEGGDRSKVTTSGASLRVYLSNGSSVICNHSNQVSSAEDIIKIERYCFSDSVTKPPGPVVIDDTITVALTVAVVVVIVAIATVVQHGKKGKPSAPCQPSIYSLAEYGNMTLPENQIQEHLEQLRPRYNREYISYLIVKDT from the exons ATGCGTCCCATCGTTcttctctttgctttttctctgcTGAGCTCATATGATGCTGAAG ATCCAGTGTCTCCGGTTCACGGGAACGTGTCTGTGTCCTCGAGCTCCGACTCCTGTAACCTCACAGTGACCTGCAGCACACAGGACTCCCATCACATCAACAGCACTTTTAGATGTGACAACAAAACCTGCAGCCAGGACGAGGGAGGAGACAGGTCCAAGGTCACGACCTCGGGCGCCTCCCTCCGTGTCTACCTGTCCAATGGCTCCTCAGTTATCTGTAACCATAGTAACCAGGTCAGCTCGGCCGAGGACATAATAAAGATTGAGCGCTATTGTTTCTCAGATTCTG tCACTAAACCACCAGGACCTGTTGTTATTGATGACACCATCACTGTTGCTCTCACTGTTGCGGTGGTTGTGGTGATAGTTGCCATAGCAACAGTTGTTCAAcatggaaaaaaaggaaaac CTTCAGCTCCTTGTCAACCCTCCATCTACAGCTTGGCAGAGTACGGAAACATGACTCTGCCTGAGAACCAGATCCAGGAGCATCTGGAACAGCTCCGCCCACGTTACAACCGAGAATACATTTCTTATCTAATCGTCAAAGACACCTGA